One window of the Sphaerochaeta associata genome contains the following:
- a CDS encoding RNA-binding domain-containing protein — protein sequence MKNLGTETETLEFKKTTGELKEGIISLSSMLNKNGHGVLYFGVKDSGDVGGQQLGDRTLREISQAIANFVKPQIIPSISSELIDGKNVIKVEVQGSDKPYSAYGRYYMRSADEDRELSPTELKKLMNQKTAADPITIMEAPAQDLSFTKLRISFVSSGLTVDQETFENNTGLKTSSGKYNLMAYLLADVNDISIKVVTFAGKDKTNIIKRNEYGGTCLVTSMDKVLDYMDSINETRVTMGNHKREEEKLFDAASFKEAWQNACLHTKWEKGNPPAVCVFSDRIEIISTGGLPADLTKDEFFKGISKPVNAKLQKIFGQLGYVEQTGHGVPLIISSYGRQAFDIMENFVNVAIPFNYQKGISEEILKGIKIILTQAEKAVIEEINNNPHITIRELVTATGYSDGYVRKILTQLKGKGVVQRQGGRKAGTWIVMNE from the coding sequence ATGAAAAATCTCGGAACAGAGACCGAAACCCTCGAATTTAAGAAGACAACTGGTGAACTTAAAGAGGGCATCATATCACTTTCTTCGATGCTGAATAAAAACGGACACGGGGTATTATACTTTGGTGTGAAAGACAGCGGTGATGTTGGGGGACAGCAGCTCGGAGATAGAACGCTGCGTGAAATATCCCAGGCAATTGCGAACTTTGTTAAACCGCAGATTATTCCGTCGATTTCTTCGGAACTTATTGATGGGAAAAATGTAATCAAAGTCGAGGTCCAAGGCTCTGATAAGCCATACTCTGCCTATGGAAGATATTATATGCGGTCCGCAGATGAAGACAGAGAGCTCAGTCCAACAGAGCTGAAGAAACTAATGAATCAAAAAACGGCTGCAGATCCAATAACGATCATGGAAGCTCCGGCTCAAGATCTTTCGTTTACCAAACTGAGGATATCTTTCGTTTCTTCCGGTTTAACCGTTGACCAGGAAACCTTTGAGAATAATACCGGGCTGAAAACAAGTTCTGGAAAATACAATCTCATGGCATACCTTCTGGCGGATGTGAATGACATTTCCATAAAAGTCGTTACTTTCGCAGGGAAGGATAAGACAAATATCATCAAAAGGAATGAGTATGGAGGCACCTGTCTTGTGACTTCCATGGACAAAGTACTTGATTATATGGATTCGATTAATGAAACAAGAGTCACTATGGGAAACCACAAAAGGGAAGAGGAAAAGCTATTCGATGCGGCTAGTTTCAAAGAAGCCTGGCAGAACGCATGTCTGCATACAAAATGGGAAAAAGGCAACCCGCCCGCAGTATGTGTTTTTTCAGACAGAATAGAAATAATATCTACCGGAGGACTTCCGGCTGATCTGACTAAGGATGAATTTTTCAAGGGGATCAGTAAGCCGGTCAATGCTAAACTACAAAAGATATTCGGGCAGCTTGGGTATGTAGAACAGACAGGACATGGTGTGCCTTTGATCATCAGCAGTTATGGACGACAGGCATTTGATATCATGGAAAATTTTGTCAATGTTGCCATACCGTTCAATTACCAAAAAGGCATTTCAGAAGAGATATTGAAAGGTATCAAAATTATCCTGACCCAGGCTGAAAAAGCAGTGATTGAAGAGATCAACAATAATCCTCATATCACGATTCGTGAGCTTGTTACGGCTACTGGATATTCGGATGGATATGTAAGGAAAATCCTTACTCAGCTGAAGGGGAAAGGTGTCGTACAAAGGCAAGGCGGGAGAAAAGCAGGAACCTGGATTGTCATGAATGAGTGA
- a CDS encoding AAA family ATPase, translating into MARADLLYELIQHGLAGEKASFRLAAEAICAEERAKQHVILAKKLEELLEQDSQSLETREVAPKPFGLRTLNGASLYQEINPSKRLTQLVLTETTVKICTEVIEEQMRSELLRSYGIEPRNKILLYGPPGNGKTSLAEAIANALMVPLYMVTYDTLIGAYLGETASNLAKLFEYAKTRQCVLFFDEFETLGKERGDRHETGEIKRVVSSLLMNIDALPSYVVVIAATNHEALLDIAAWRRFQVKIELGKPSIDDIQCWLTSFEKRMRFSFNIQLSNLAKRLLGRSYAEVEEFALSIYRQYILKGFITDTKALTKFRLNQDSSLSMH; encoded by the coding sequence ATGGCGCGAGCAGACTTGCTCTACGAATTAATACAACATGGGTTAGCTGGAGAAAAAGCCAGTTTTCGTTTGGCAGCAGAAGCTATTTGTGCTGAGGAACGCGCAAAACAGCATGTGATACTCGCAAAAAAACTGGAAGAATTGTTGGAGCAGGATTCACAGTCCCTTGAAACAAGGGAAGTTGCACCCAAACCGTTCGGTTTAAGAACACTGAATGGAGCTTCTTTGTATCAAGAGATCAACCCAAGCAAGCGTCTCACTCAACTGGTACTTACTGAAACAACAGTCAAAATTTGCACTGAGGTTATAGAGGAGCAGATGCGATCGGAGTTGTTACGCTCATATGGCATTGAACCACGTAACAAAATCCTTCTTTATGGGCCTCCTGGAAATGGAAAAACTTCGCTTGCCGAGGCGATTGCCAATGCGTTGATGGTCCCCTTGTATATGGTTACGTACGATACTCTCATCGGAGCATATCTCGGCGAGACTGCCTCCAATCTTGCAAAACTATTTGAATACGCGAAAACAAGGCAATGTGTGTTGTTCTTTGATGAGTTCGAGACTCTAGGTAAAGAACGGGGAGACCGCCATGAGACCGGAGAGATCAAACGGGTGGTAAGCTCCCTGCTTATGAATATAGACGCCTTACCCAGTTATGTTGTCGTCATTGCCGCTACCAATCATGAAGCATTGCTTGATATTGCTGCATGGAGAAGGTTTCAGGTAAAAATTGAGCTTGGCAAACCATCAATCGATGATATCCAGTGCTGGTTGACCTCCTTTGAGAAGAGAATGAGGTTTTCCTTCAACATTCAGCTAAGCAACCTGGCGAAGCGGTTGCTAGGAAGGAGCTATGCCGAAGTTGAAGAGTTCGCTCTCTCCATCTATCGCCAATATATCTTGAAAGGTTTTATTACTGACACCAAGGCCCTTACCAAGTTCCGACTGAACCAGGACTCTTCTCTATCCATGCATTAA
- a CDS encoding helix-turn-helix transcriptional regulator has product MTCVILVPSRCYNRGKIMEFHHQVKHVRTTLQLSQKQLADALHVSFATINRWENAKVLPSPLAQRMFYDFCESNFIQEAFLKQL; this is encoded by the coding sequence ATGACATGTGTTATACTTGTACCTAGCAGATGTTATAATAGGGGAAAAATTATGGAATTCCATCATCAGGTAAAACATGTAAGGACCACTTTGCAATTGAGCCAGAAGCAACTTGCCGACGCATTACATGTGAGTTTTGCAACTATCAATAGATGGGAGAATGCAAAAGTACTACCAAGCCCTCTTGCACAGAGAATGTTCTATGATTTCTGTGAGAGTAACTTCATTCAGGAAGCATTCCTGAAGCAGCTCTAA
- a CDS encoding DUF6577 family protein, whose protein sequence is MRKDAIIHSLPEGPFSRQEILDAARTIDASFKETQLRHLMGTLLGSNLMLRVGRNQYKKVEKEPQKSVFTGVYSNAALQVIKYMQEQFPLISFRVWELSWLNEFFNHLIARNQIFLEVEKDGCDFVFSALAEELPGRVLLRPKAQELLHYGIDDGIIIDPLITEAPKSDGEPYQVPLEKLIVDLFAKKNLMLSKGDFPSAIEIMFCRYRIDQISMRRYARRRNKAKAVFGFLRNQTTIESLVGT, encoded by the coding sequence ATGAGAAAAGATGCAATTATTCATTCACTGCCTGAAGGTCCCTTCTCAAGACAGGAAATCCTGGATGCGGCTCGTACTATTGATGCCTCTTTCAAGGAGACTCAACTCAGACACTTGATGGGAACCCTGCTTGGTTCCAATCTGATGCTTCGCGTTGGTCGCAACCAATACAAGAAAGTTGAGAAGGAGCCGCAGAAAAGCGTCTTTACCGGAGTATATTCCAATGCTGCCCTGCAGGTGATCAAGTACATGCAAGAGCAGTTTCCCCTGATTTCCTTTCGGGTGTGGGAACTCTCATGGTTGAATGAATTCTTCAATCACCTGATTGCACGCAATCAGATATTTCTTGAAGTGGAGAAGGACGGTTGTGATTTTGTGTTCTCCGCGCTTGCAGAGGAATTACCAGGCAGGGTACTGCTGAGACCCAAAGCTCAAGAGCTACTGCACTATGGCATCGATGACGGAATCATCATCGACCCACTTATTACGGAGGCTCCCAAGTCAGACGGTGAGCCGTATCAGGTACCTTTGGAGAAATTGATTGTTGATCTGTTTGCAAAAAAGAACTTGATGCTCTCCAAAGGTGATTTTCCTTCTGCAATCGAGATAATGTTCTGTAGATACCGCATTGACCAGATCTCAATGCGGCGGTACGCACGAAGAAGAAATAAAGCGAAAGCTGTGTTTGGATTCCTTAGGAACCAGACAACGATAGAATCGTTGGTTGGTACTTGA